Genomic segment of Panicum virgatum strain AP13 chromosome 2K, P.virgatum_v5, whole genome shotgun sequence:
TATCCATGGGTATGTTAACAAGTTCAAAAGAGAGCTATTTATTGATTCCTGTAACAGAAAAAAGAAACCAATACATGTCAGGCAACGGAAGTGCTGCACTTCAATTATATGAGAATCAGGCATCATGTGGTTAGTTACGCATCACACTATAGCTATCATAATGAATAAGGGCAATCCTAAAGCTTTGACTAGGTTAGTTTCCATAACATTTAATATGCTGCCCCATAGGACGTTTTTGCTGATGCGGCAATGGATTTAAAGAGAGGAAAAATGCAAGAGACTGTTGCCTGCACAAAAACCAAAATGTAAGAAACTACACGAAATCCATTGGGATGGATATCATAAATACCAAGACAGGCTGAGAGAGTGGGGAGGAAGACGACTGGCGGAGGAGAAAGATGATTGGAGCTCATTTTGTAGCCACAATTACAATTATGCACTGGGAGCTATAGTTTCTCAGGTGGAGTGTGTGACATGTCATGTCAATTAAATGGTAGCCAGAGTATTTGCTATAATATATTTGAATTGTAAAACTACTATGAGACATCCAAATCAAATCCTAGGATTCATACAAACTACAACAGGGAAGAAcaatagtactccctccatataggaAATAGATGATGCTTAGGACAGTGACAGGGTCTTCAAAGCATAAATTTGAccgcttatttttataaaaatatttgttgaaaagtgatatatgtatatttttatgaaaatgtttcttaagacaaatctattcatataattttcactttttcaaactaacttaaaagttattcatgatttatattcccaatgtcTGACTCAAATCTTGTCCAAAACGTCATCTAAAtcctatatggagggagtatcagCAAGCAAGATTTTGAGATGAGTTGGAAATAGCAAAAGCTGTGGAATTGAATTGATCTTGTGCATTAAATTGGGTCCCATTATTTGTAAAAGTTCAAGGCTCACAATCATGCATCACCCTTATAAGAGAAAAATCACCTTTTCACAATGTGTGCACTGCATTTCAAAACTCAAGTTTCCAGCTGCAGCTTTTGTGCTTAACCTTGCGCTCTTCCCAATTGAAACCCAGTTCTTAATAAAGCTTCTGCATCAATAAATAAAGAAGAAATTCAGAGACCACATCGGCTAGATCAGAGTAACATGTAACACAAATGGCTAGATCTTTTACCCAGAGGTCGAATCATCTTTCATACTCATTAGTGCCTGGATGCCACCACATCGGCTGTGACCTACCACCAATACATTTTCTACCTGAGAGAATGAATGTAAACGTGTCAAATCCCAATAATGTTTTTATGTTCCTTCAACAAGGTGGAAGAAAAGGGACAAATCAGtgattaaatatatatcacAATAGATTCGTACCTGGAGTGTATTGACAGCAAACTCTAGTGCTGCACTAGTCTCTGAACCCCCATGCTGGTATTATGATATTTGGTTTACTGTCAGTACTTCCACAACGAAATGCATTGGTTTAAAAGCTCAACTACAACATAAAGATAAATAATTATAATACCTCATATGGTGGTACCAAATTTGCCACATTACGAACTGTAAATGCTTCCCCAGGCTGAAACCCCAAAATACTGGTAGGGCAGACCCTGGAGTCAGCACAAGCAATCACCATGAACTGCACACGAGAACAGAAAACCAAAAGTATCCCATTAGACTCCACAGTGTCAATATTACAACGATTTGCTAAAGTCACTATCATGTACCTTTGGTGTTTGCTGTTGCGCCAAACTTTggtaatttgaaattttttcccTGTCCACAGTTCAGAAACAACAGTgtcaataaataaaaagaaacaaCTGTTAAATATGAAGGTGAATGATAAGCTGTATACTTCGTGATCTACTTACACATAGTTTCGCTGTTTGAAGTCCATGAACCTCGCTTTCAACTCAATGAACGGATCATGTTCTGTACCTACTTCATCTACTGTATCATGTCGCGAATCTAGAAGTTGCCGGGTCAAGACAGAATGATCTTTGGCGGCTGTTGTGATAAATGAGAATTCTCTCCTGTGAAAGAAAACTTTATTTCAATATTTTGCTGCCTAAGCTCATTAAATTTAGACAATGAGGATCATAAAGACATCTTTTTTCTAATGGCTAGAGCTTTTACCCAGAGGTCAAATCATCTTTCTCTGCAGGATTATTCAGCATATAAGGAAAATGGAGAGTCCTAGGCACCTAGCTAATAAAATTGGTCAACTTTATCTAACATATGCAGGTCACAAAATACTAGATACAAGATTAAATTGAGAAAAGGTAGCTAAATGTCTACTACAGTGTTAACTCTGTTAGCTTTCGTACCTGGAGAATATCATTGCACTGCTTCTACAATTTTCCAACTAGATCACCATACCAACTGAACAATACTAACTCGCTCATAATACCATAAATACTTTAAGCGAAAGAGATGTTTAGGATAGGCTTAAATCGGAATCGCTCATCGGCATCCTAACAATAGGATCCAAGTCCAGCTGTACCAAGCGCTAGCTCAACAAGCACTAACAATATTTTAATTATTCCACAGGGGGATAGAAATACATCCATCCACCAAAATGTTTCCACCCGACAAGGGTGTAC
This window contains:
- the LOC120681556 gene encoding beta carbonic anhydrase 5, chloroplastic-like, whose product is MANGLLLRAASPGLRPAVAGAAGSSADSGRGHGVVTIGDSRPRVGALRVGGSSRREFSFITTAAKDHSVLTRQLLDSRHDTVDEVGTEHDPFIELKARFMDFKQRNYVEKISNYQSLAQQQTPKFMVIACADSRVCPTSILGFQPGEAFTVRNVANLVPPYEHGGSETSAALEFAVNTLQVENVLVVGHSRCGGIQALMSMKDDSTSGSFIKNWVSIGKSARLSTKAAAGNLSFEMQCTHCEKESINSSLLNLLTYPWIEKRVNEGTLNLHGGYYNFVDCTFEKWTLVYREGLKGGSKYAIKNRSSWS